From the genome of Bactrocera oleae isolate idBacOlea1 chromosome 2, idBacOlea1, whole genome shotgun sequence, one region includes:
- the LOC106622321 gene encoding piercer of microtubule wall 1 protein, which produces MCEHYCDDLETFNPEIEYQKFLKRKPIVQTAKLYEQLHTREKIKCPYNFKGYGVETDKNTMYRTCNSEYGYYAPNAYTIPTRYFPLSQKFSNELARCGMYRNFSLNTLMDRAYF; this is translated from the exons ATGTGCGAACATTATTGTGACGATTTGGAAACCTTCAACCCCGAAATTGAATACCAGAAGTTTTTGAAACGCAAACCCATCGTACAAACCGCCAAGTTGTATGAGCAATTGCACACGCGAGAGAAAATCAAATGCCCCT ACAATTTCAAAGGCTATGGCGTGGAAACGGACAAGAACACAATGTATCGCACTTGCAATTCCGAGTATGGCTATTACGCACCCAACGCTTACACCATACCGACGCGCTACTTTCCGCTCTCACAGAAATTCTCCAATGAACTTGCTCGCTGCGGCATGTATCGTAATTTCTCTCTGAATACTTTAATGGATCGTGCGTATTTCTGA